In Janibacter cremeus, a genomic segment contains:
- a CDS encoding dienelactone hydrolase family protein, producing MRPFIEIPAADGTAEAVVARPDRGAHPGVLLCIDAVGLRERIQDMADRIASWGYVVLAPNTMYRSGTAAETTPSTDLRIPQERAAYGKVIGEYLAPLTGAAIDADLPHYLAALRVLDRVTDGPIGVTGYCMGAKFATRAAGLDPSVAAAGGFHGAAIATSDPDSPHRRLADARAAFVYGHADNDGSNPPEDVARLDAMLAEHGLQARTAVYPDAPHGFTMSDTASYQEAGAERHFAELRELFDASLRA from the coding sequence ATGCGACCGTTCATCGAGATCCCCGCTGCTGACGGCACGGCCGAGGCAGTCGTCGCCCGACCCGACCGTGGTGCCCACCCGGGCGTGCTGCTGTGCATCGACGCCGTCGGGCTGCGCGAGCGCATCCAGGACATGGCCGACCGCATCGCCTCGTGGGGCTACGTCGTCCTGGCTCCCAACACGATGTACCGGTCCGGCACCGCCGCCGAGACGACCCCGTCGACGGACCTGCGCATCCCGCAGGAGCGGGCCGCATACGGCAAGGTGATCGGGGAGTACCTCGCGCCCCTGACCGGTGCGGCCATCGACGCCGACCTGCCGCACTACCTCGCGGCACTGCGCGTTCTCGACCGCGTCACCGACGGGCCGATCGGTGTCACCGGCTACTGCATGGGCGCGAAGTTCGCGACCCGCGCGGCCGGACTCGACCCGAGCGTCGCCGCCGCAGGTGGCTTCCACGGCGCGGCGATCGCGACGAGCGACCCGGACAGCCCGCACCGCAGGCTCGCCGACGCGAGGGCGGCCTTCGTCTACGGCCACGCCGACAACGACGGCAGCAACCCGCCCGAGGACGTCGCCCGGTTGGACGCGATGCTCGCCGAGCACGGCCTGCAGGCCCGCACGGCGGTCTACCCGGATGCGCCGCACGGTTTCACGATGAGCGACACCGCGAGCTACCAGGAGGCGGGGGCCGAGCGGCACTTCGCCGAGCTGCGCGAGCTCTTCGACGCCTCGCTGCGCGCATGA
- a CDS encoding LppX_LprAFG lipoprotein, which yields MRRRAVLVSLPLALALVSACSVFEETTPPDEALASAQETFVDAGTVAFDLKQSAIPKGRNGVSAASGSGIIDATTPKFRGQVTGVINGNSAGVEIIAVDTKTWMSFFTEDFNPVDMADLGAPNPAEFFRAGSGVDQILATTTDAEAGDRVRDGKTVLQEYTGTVPAEDIQRLFNLGETATEFDVTYGIEPESGELRAVTINGDFYKEKPTTFALALKDYGKDVEITAPK from the coding sequence ATGCGACGACGCGCCGTGCTGGTCAGTCTGCCCCTCGCCCTGGCCCTGGTCAGCGCGTGCTCGGTGTTCGAGGAGACCACGCCCCCCGACGAAGCCCTCGCCTCGGCACAGGAGACCTTCGTCGACGCCGGGACCGTCGCCTTCGACCTGAAGCAGTCAGCGATCCCCAAGGGCCGCAACGGCGTCTCCGCTGCCTCCGGCTCGGGGATCATCGATGCGACGACCCCGAAGTTCCGCGGGCAGGTCACCGGTGTGATCAACGGCAACTCGGCCGGGGTGGAGATCATCGCCGTAGACACGAAGACGTGGATGTCCTTCTTCACCGAGGACTTCAACCCGGTGGACATGGCCGACCTCGGCGCGCCCAACCCGGCCGAGTTCTTCCGCGCCGGCAGCGGCGTCGACCAGATCCTGGCGACCACCACCGACGCCGAGGCCGGGGACCGGGTCCGCGACGGCAAGACCGTGCTGCAGGAGTACACCGGCACCGTCCCGGCGGAGGACATCCAGCGGCTGTTCAACCTCGGTGAGACCGCCACCGAGTTCGACGTCACCTACGGCATCGAGCCGGAGAGCGGCGAGCTGCGCGCCGTCACCATCAACGGCGACTTCTACAAGGAGAAGCCGACGACCTTCGCCCTCGCCCTGAAGGACTACGGCAAGGACGTCGAGATCACCGCGCCCAAGTGA
- a CDS encoding exodeoxyribonuclease III, translated as MRIATWNVNSIRSRADRVEAWLQRSDVDVLAIQETKAKEEQFPHHRFTDLGYEVAHHGINQWNGVAILSRVGIEDVAIGFDGDPGFGDPIAPEARSIGATCGGVRVWSLYVPNGRALDDPHMAYKLAWLEQLRQRAGDWAADGTPLALCGDWNVAPQDEDVWSMEYFQDKTHVSPPERAAFNAFLDDGFVDLARPYTPGPGTYTYWDYQQLAFPKRRGMRIDFVLGSASLAERASGAAIDREERKGKGASDHAPVIVGLDGDDGSAAEREAK; from the coding sequence GTGCGTATCGCGACCTGGAACGTCAACTCCATCCGCTCCCGTGCCGACCGTGTCGAGGCGTGGCTGCAACGCAGCGACGTCGACGTACTCGCGATCCAGGAGACGAAGGCGAAGGAGGAGCAGTTCCCCCATCACCGTTTCACCGACCTCGGGTACGAGGTCGCCCACCACGGCATCAACCAGTGGAACGGCGTGGCGATCCTCTCCCGGGTGGGGATCGAGGACGTCGCCATCGGCTTCGACGGTGATCCCGGATTCGGCGACCCGATCGCGCCCGAGGCCCGTTCGATCGGCGCCACCTGCGGCGGGGTGCGCGTCTGGTCCCTCTACGTCCCCAACGGCCGCGCCCTCGACGACCCGCACATGGCCTACAAGCTCGCCTGGCTGGAGCAGCTGCGGCAGCGCGCCGGCGACTGGGCCGCCGACGGCACGCCCCTGGCCCTGTGCGGCGACTGGAACGTCGCCCCGCAGGACGAGGACGTGTGGTCGATGGAGTACTTCCAGGACAAGACCCACGTCTCCCCGCCGGAGCGGGCCGCGTTCAACGCCTTCCTCGACGACGGCTTCGTCGACCTCGCGCGCCCGTACACCCCGGGGCCGGGCACCTACACCTACTGGGACTACCAGCAGCTGGCCTTCCCCAAGCGCCGCGGCATGCGCATCGACTTCGTCCTGGGGTCCGCGAGCCTCGCCGAGCGTGCCTCCGGTGCGGCCATCGACCGCGAGGAGCGCAAGGGCAAGGGTGCCAGCGACCACGCCCCGGTCATCGTCGGTCTCGACGGTGACGACGGGTCCGCGGCCGAGCGCGAGGCGAAGTGA
- a CDS encoding alpha/beta fold hydrolase, which yields MTAPQHHRMTIEAPDGAQIAVFDHAPAGTPTGPALVLAHGWCLTGRAWDPVVAELRRRRPDLRIISYDQPGHGHSTSGSDRRAGLGDLGRTLRAVLEQTAGGGDVVLAGHSMGGMTIMALAGLDPDLMRQRVRGACLVGTAAHLPGRRGIPGERIAMGVLGRLPSGVRGLPTTPRLTAANLFGDDPDPEAVRATARMTSRTRANVVADWYHAIMGLDLRSGLTPFASMPTEIVTGTRDRLTPVSAGRRLAAAIPGATFRSVPGVGHMITYEASGLLASRIESLLDAEPAGQRA from the coding sequence GTGACCGCACCGCAGCACCACCGGATGACCATCGAGGCCCCCGACGGTGCGCAGATCGCCGTCTTCGACCATGCCCCGGCCGGAACCCCCACCGGCCCGGCCCTCGTGCTCGCACACGGCTGGTGCCTGACCGGCCGGGCCTGGGACCCGGTCGTCGCCGAGCTGCGACGACGACGTCCGGACCTGCGGATCATCAGCTACGACCAACCCGGGCACGGCCACTCGACGTCGGGCTCCGATCGCCGCGCCGGCCTCGGCGACCTCGGCAGGACGCTGCGCGCGGTCCTCGAGCAGACCGCCGGCGGGGGCGACGTCGTCCTCGCCGGACACTCCATGGGCGGCATGACGATCATGGCGCTGGCCGGGCTCGACCCCGACCTCATGCGCCAGCGGGTCCGCGGCGCCTGTCTCGTCGGGACCGCGGCGCACCTGCCGGGCAGACGGGGGATCCCCGGCGAGCGGATCGCCATGGGCGTCCTCGGCCGGCTCCCCTCGGGTGTCCGCGGCCTGCCCACCACGCCGCGCCTGACCGCAGCCAACCTCTTCGGTGACGACCCCGACCCCGAGGCCGTGCGTGCCACCGCGCGGATGACCAGTCGGACCCGGGCCAACGTCGTCGCCGACTGGTACCACGCGATCATGGGCCTGGACCTGCGGTCGGGGTTGACCCCCTTCGCCTCGATGCCGACGGAGATCGTCACCGGTACCCGCGACCGGCTCACTCCGGTCTCGGCGGGTCGACGCCTGGCGGCGGCGATCCCGGGCGCGACCTTCCGGTCGGTGCCCGGGGTGGGACACATGATCACCTACGAGGCCAGCGGCCTGCTCGCCTCGCGGATCGAGTCACTCCTGGACGCCGAACCCGCGGGCCAGCGCGCCTGA
- a CDS encoding MFS transporter, with amino-acid sequence MGSAVAETSPRLGARPRTLLALASTAVALAAADTYVVVLALTDMMAGVGLGLDNLQRAAPIISGFLLGYVAVLPLIGRLADLVSRSQILLGCLVVFVVGSGVTALAVDLDVLVAGRVVQGVGGGGLVPATLALVADLWPPGRRGMPLGIVGAVQELGSVLGPLLGAAVLVVADWRAIFWLNVVLGVLLFIAIAAVSGERRRPPFVPTLLGLVAVGLLWLTLAAPAVLATDVVLGLPFVPFAGDSRVFTPIGLVTAVLLLVLVVITRGRWWPPLRVSDLPGALLLGTALGSIVLTFASADPETEVVGPLGYALLPIAAISAGLYVWRHQRADNPLVPRGTVRGRTSWALVVSFLVGVAIVAVVVDVPLFSRLTTGGSQTEAAMELVKFLLAVPVGALAGGWILRWVGDGLSAGIGLALGTVGLVLMSGWQRGSLEEISATLTLALVGFGLGMALAPVNDAALADSPQDSHGTASSLVVVARMVGMVVGLALLTGIGLHRYYEAVAAMTPEQQTDGQALLDAALLQVHTVFLGAAGAALLGAVVALALLGIRRREGSGALARGFGVQE; translated from the coding sequence ATGGGCAGCGCCGTGGCAGAGACGTCACCGCGGCTCGGAGCGCGTCCGCGCACGCTGCTGGCCCTGGCCTCCACAGCCGTCGCCCTCGCCGCCGCGGACACCTATGTCGTCGTCCTCGCGCTGACCGACATGATGGCCGGTGTCGGCCTGGGCCTGGACAACCTCCAACGGGCCGCCCCGATCATCTCCGGCTTCCTGCTGGGCTACGTCGCCGTCCTCCCGCTGATCGGGCGCCTGGCCGACCTGGTCTCCCGCTCGCAGATCCTGCTGGGCTGCCTCGTCGTCTTCGTCGTCGGCTCCGGTGTGACCGCCCTGGCCGTCGACCTCGACGTGCTCGTCGCCGGACGCGTCGTCCAGGGAGTCGGCGGGGGAGGGCTCGTGCCCGCGACCCTCGCCCTCGTGGCCGACCTGTGGCCGCCGGGGCGCCGCGGCATGCCGCTGGGCATCGTCGGCGCGGTCCAGGAGCTCGGATCCGTCCTCGGCCCGCTCCTGGGTGCCGCCGTCCTCGTCGTCGCGGACTGGCGGGCGATCTTCTGGCTCAACGTCGTCCTCGGCGTCCTGCTCTTCATCGCGATCGCCGCGGTCTCGGGGGAGAGGCGACGGCCCCCCTTCGTCCCCACGCTGCTCGGTCTCGTCGCCGTCGGCCTGCTGTGGCTCACCCTCGCGGCCCCCGCCGTCCTGGCGACCGACGTCGTGCTGGGCCTGCCGTTCGTCCCCTTCGCCGGGGACAGCCGGGTGTTCACCCCGATCGGGCTCGTCACGGCGGTGCTGCTGCTGGTGCTCGTGGTCATCACTCGCGGCCGCTGGTGGCCGCCCCTGCGGGTGAGTGACCTACCCGGCGCGCTCCTGCTCGGCACGGCGCTGGGGAGCATCGTCCTCACCTTCGCCTCCGCCGACCCGGAGACCGAGGTCGTCGGCCCGCTCGGCTACGCGCTCCTGCCGATCGCGGCCATCAGTGCCGGGCTCTACGTCTGGCGCCACCAGCGGGCCGACAACCCGCTCGTGCCGCGTGGCACGGTCCGGGGGCGCACCTCGTGGGCGCTGGTCGTCTCCTTCCTCGTCGGCGTCGCGATCGTCGCGGTCGTCGTCGACGTACCCCTCTTCTCCCGGCTGACGACGGGCGGATCGCAGACCGAGGCGGCGATGGAGCTGGTGAAGTTCCTCCTTGCCGTCCCCGTCGGTGCGCTCGCCGGCGGCTGGATCCTGCGCTGGGTCGGTGACGGGCTGTCCGCCGGCATCGGGCTCGCCCTCGGCACGGTCGGCCTCGTCCTGATGTCCGGGTGGCAGCGGGGCTCGCTCGAGGAGATCTCGGCGACGCTCACGCTCGCGCTCGTCGGTTTCGGCCTGGGGATGGCGCTCGCCCCGGTCAACGACGCCGCCCTCGCGGACTCGCCGCAGGATTCCCATGGCACCGCGAGCAGTCTCGTCGTCGTCGCCCGGATGGTCGGGATGGTCGTCGGCCTCGCCCTGCTCACCGGGATCGGGCTGCACCGGTACTACGAGGCCGTCGCCGCGATGACGCCCGAGCAGCAGACCGACGGTCAGGCGTTGCTCGACGCCGCTCTGCTGCAGGTGCACACGGTCTTCCTCGGCGCCGCCGGCGCTGCACTCCTCGGCGCGGTCGTCGCTCTGGCCCTGCTCGGGATCCGGCGCAGGGAGGGGTCAGGCGCGCTGGCCCGCGGGTTCGGCGTCCAGGAGTGA